One window of Microcoleus vaginatus PCC 9802 genomic DNA carries:
- a CDS encoding DUF502 domain-containing protein — protein sequence MLQRIKQDLKNDLIAGLLVVIPLATTIWLTITIASWVINFLTKIPKQINPFDGLNPILVNLLNLLVGLAVPLLSILVIGLMARNIFGKWLLDFGERLLQAIPLAGSVYKTLKQLLGTLLKSNDKFRRVVLVEYPRRGIWTLAFVTGTIESNDIPPHLSGETPIGIFIPTTPNPTTGWYAIVPEADLVNLSMSIEDAFKVIISGGIVNPSNSVSVTPEKIKGKTLEPLVSESRYQAVPVEED from the coding sequence GTGCTCCAACGCATCAAACAAGACTTAAAAAACGACCTGATCGCAGGACTATTGGTAGTCATACCCTTAGCTACCACCATCTGGCTGACAATTACCATCGCCAGTTGGGTTATCAATTTTCTCACCAAAATTCCCAAGCAGATCAACCCTTTTGACGGACTCAACCCGATTTTGGTGAATCTGCTAAATCTCTTAGTAGGCCTGGCTGTACCCCTGCTAAGCATCTTAGTCATCGGTTTAATGGCCCGCAACATTTTCGGCAAGTGGCTGCTAGACTTTGGCGAACGGCTGTTGCAGGCAATTCCCCTAGCCGGTTCGGTTTACAAAACCCTCAAACAACTGCTGGGAACCCTCCTCAAATCAAACGACAAATTTCGCCGCGTGGTGTTAGTGGAATATCCCCGGCGGGGAATCTGGACGTTAGCATTTGTGACCGGTACGATCGAGAGTAACGATATCCCACCTCACCTTTCTGGTGAAACCCCGATCGGCATTTTCATCCCCACCACTCCGAACCCCACTACCGGATGGTACGCTATAGTTCCCGAGGCAGATTTAGTCAATTTGTCAATGTCGATCGAAGATGCCTTTAAAGTCATCATCTCTGGCGGCATCGTCAACCCCAGCAACTCAGTTTCAGTAACCCCCGAAAAAATCAAGGGCAAAACACTCGAACCCTTGGTATCCGAATCAAGATACCAGGCTGTCCCAGTCGAAGAAGATTGA
- the nusB gene encoding transcription antitermination protein NusB, with protein sequence MKKARETARELALLGISQLPTNPELLEAKKLQDVLLAAIRALTTEVQEALEAAASEVQRSSDKLLASEIRAADIQSARAMVREAVELTQTAINRLGSAMEFPEQIQLANQQDVRTYALQILTKVSANRVQIDELLSEALVDWQIERLARIDRDIMRIAIAEMLYLALPEQVSVNEAVQLAKRYSGDEGHRFINGVLRRVVDKIKAEVVSQ encoded by the coding sequence ATGAAAAAAGCCCGCGAAACAGCACGCGAACTCGCACTCCTCGGCATCAGCCAACTGCCGACTAATCCAGAACTCTTAGAAGCCAAGAAACTGCAAGATGTTCTCCTCGCCGCCATCCGTGCCCTGACAACAGAAGTTCAAGAAGCCCTAGAAGCAGCAGCATCCGAAGTGCAGCGGAGTAGCGACAAACTGCTTGCCAGCGAAATCCGCGCTGCCGATATACAAAGTGCTAGAGCAATGGTGCGGGAAGCAGTCGAACTCACCCAAACCGCCATCAACCGTCTCGGTTCAGCAATGGAGTTTCCAGAACAGATCCAGCTAGCCAACCAGCAAGATGTCCGCACCTATGCTTTGCAAATCCTGACCAAAGTCAGCGCCAACCGTGTTCAAATTGACGAATTACTCTCAGAAGCCCTTGTAGACTGGCAAATAGAACGGTTGGCCCGGATCGATCGAGATATCATGAGAATCGCGATCGCCGAAATGCTATATCTCGCCTTACCCGAACAAGTCAGCGTCAACGAAGCCGTCCAACTGGCAAAACGCTACAGCGGTGACGAAGGACATCGCTTCATCAACGGAGTCCTCCGCCGAGTAGTCGATAAAATCAAGGCAGAAGTTGTTAGTCAGTAG
- the ftsY gene encoding signal recognition particle-docking protein FtsY, whose amino-acid sequence MVFNWFRRQYSESKSSETEGTPKHPQDESAKSAPVEPQTDATEQSSPAVSEDYLNWAKAAYKNIQKQQKPETEVSETAGPEVPAAETEIATVAEVAAPATIEATEPSELEPAPTAPTVAEVTEVEAPAAFGATDTIELDAANPAAIAETLQPTAGAIDIAPIAQKLEVTAENIEIAEPATEVVETESLASDGQTEEALPFWARAQAERMERIERLKETAIEEPDVIAAAAERAAIIEEIPGFAFDEGFLWSSEILASQGRRPDQVSVEEITWLQKLRKGLERTRRSLINRLKAIVGQGPLNQDAVAEIETLLLQADVGVAATDIIITRLQERLTQEVLPPEQALAYLKTILRDILDAPCAETAAGNPAYSLTFAPEKDTFNIWLIVGVNGAGKTTTIGKLAHIAQKSGYKTLIAAADTFRAAAVEQVKVWGSRSGVEIIANPGKNTDPAAVVFDAIAAASARGTELLIVDTAGRLQNKKNLMDELSKIRRIVDKKAPGATVESLLVLDATLGQNGLRQAEVFAESAKLSGVVLTKLDGSAKGGVALAVVQQLGLPIRFIGVGESIEDLRPFSSYEFVEALLDFRF is encoded by the coding sequence ATGGTATTTAATTGGTTTCGTCGCCAGTACAGCGAAAGCAAATCTTCTGAAACAGAGGGAACCCCCAAACACCCGCAAGATGAGTCGGCAAAATCCGCACCGGTTGAGCCTCAAACAGATGCAACAGAGCAAAGCTCTCCTGCTGTATCCGAAGATTATCTCAATTGGGCAAAAGCTGCTTACAAAAATATTCAAAAACAGCAAAAACCCGAAACAGAAGTTTCCGAGACAGCAGGGCCCGAGGTTCCCGCGGCCGAAACAGAAATCGCGACAGTTGCGGAAGTTGCAGCACCGGCGACTATTGAAGCAACGGAGCCGAGCGAACTTGAACCAGCACCCACAGCACCAACTGTTGCAGAAGTTACAGAAGTTGAAGCACCAGCCGCATTTGGAGCTACCGACACGATAGAACTCGATGCAGCTAACCCAGCCGCAATTGCAGAAACTCTGCAACCAACAGCCGGGGCGATCGACATTGCACCTATTGCTCAAAAATTAGAAGTTACAGCAGAAAATATAGAAATTGCCGAGCCTGCAACGGAGGTTGTAGAAACCGAATCACTCGCATCCGACGGCCAAACAGAGGAAGCCCTGCCGTTTTGGGCCAGAGCTCAGGCCGAGCGCATGGAGCGCATCGAACGCCTCAAAGAAACCGCAATTGAAGAACCCGACGTAATTGCAGCCGCCGCCGAGAGAGCCGCCATTATCGAAGAAATTCCCGGTTTCGCCTTTGACGAAGGCTTCCTGTGGTCCTCAGAAATCTTAGCCAGTCAAGGCCGCCGGCCAGACCAAGTATCAGTTGAAGAAATCACTTGGCTGCAAAAACTGCGGAAAGGCTTAGAAAGAACTCGTCGCAGCTTAATTAATCGACTAAAGGCGATCGTCGGTCAAGGCCCGCTCAATCAAGACGCGGTAGCCGAAATTGAGACTTTGCTGCTGCAAGCCGATGTCGGAGTCGCAGCCACCGACATCATTATTACGCGCCTCCAAGAAAGACTCACACAAGAAGTGCTCCCACCAGAACAGGCTCTAGCCTACCTCAAAACCATCCTGCGGGACATTCTCGACGCTCCCTGTGCCGAAACCGCCGCAGGCAATCCCGCCTACAGCCTGACATTTGCCCCGGAAAAAGACACTTTTAACATCTGGTTAATCGTAGGAGTCAACGGTGCGGGCAAAACTACGACGATCGGCAAACTTGCCCATATTGCCCAAAAATCCGGCTACAAAACCCTAATTGCTGCCGCCGACACTTTCCGCGCCGCCGCCGTCGAACAGGTGAAAGTTTGGGGTTCCCGCAGCGGGGTCGAAATTATTGCCAACCCAGGGAAAAATACCGATCCGGCTGCTGTCGTGTTTGATGCGATCGCCGCTGCCAGCGCCCGAGGCACAGAACTCCTGATCGTAGACACCGCAGGCCGCCTGCAAAACAAAAAAAATCTGATGGACGAATTAAGTAAAATCCGTCGCATTGTAGATAAGAAAGCCCCTGGGGCTACCGTAGAATCTCTACTGGTCTTGGATGCCACACTGGGTCAAAATGGTTTGCGACAGGCAGAAGTGTTCGCAGAATCAGCAAAATTAAGCGGAGTAGTATTGACAAAACTCGACGGTTCTGCTAAAGGTGGTGTTGCTCTAGCAGTAGTGCAGCAGCTTGGTCTGCCAATCCGCTTTATTGGAGTCGGGGAAAGCATCGAAGACTTGCGCCCGTTTTCTAGTTACGAATTTGTGGAAGCCCTACTCGATTTTAGATTTTAG
- a CDS encoding guanylate cyclase, with product MTAVPLPRPSPQPADRPPGRNSTDATPVFALKELVARLHRYQHNVQDMLGSLGFALRSFNNLNQFLELVPLVATRVTDADGGALVLFKPNGQVRFQQLHCQEGRQCQDMRKALEIATRQATAGAGATAASFSETSGQTSSLDLQVGRYLGPDVHLFGAPILVNNLERGRLYVFSSDPQYLWTPSRQKLVRLVADQTAVAICKDELTVKLAEKDRLDRELEIGAEIQLRLQPRSCPKIPGVDVAARCQTASRVGGDYYDFIPADYDPIGKENEGENPPSLIKNLKSKIDKGRWSIVIGDVMGKGVPAGLLMTMTRGMLRAEVLNRHSPSRILQHLNRVMHADLENSHRFVTLFYSEYDPKTRVLSYSNAAHHPPLLWQAATNSIVQLDTLEGMLIGLDADSHYQEAQVQLQPGDTIIYYTDGFTDAANQRGDRFDEDNLTSAFQWACQNYEQSEEILDYLFDRVHQFIGIGNRNEDDMTLVVLRVRPLAGENHHDS from the coding sequence ATGACTGCTGTGCCTTTGCCTCGCCCCTCACCTCAACCTGCTGACCGCCCTCCCGGTCGCAATTCCACCGACGCGACGCCAGTATTTGCCCTCAAAGAACTGGTGGCGCGTTTGCACCGATATCAGCACAACGTTCAAGATATGTTGGGTTCGCTGGGATTTGCCCTGCGAAGTTTTAACAATCTCAACCAATTTTTGGAGTTGGTGCCTTTGGTGGCGACTCGCGTTACTGACGCCGACGGGGGAGCTTTAGTGCTGTTCAAACCCAACGGTCAAGTCAGGTTTCAGCAGTTGCATTGTCAGGAAGGACGGCAGTGCCAAGATATGCGAAAAGCGTTGGAAATAGCCACCAGGCAAGCTACAGCAGGTGCGGGCGCTACTGCTGCATCGTTTTCTGAAACCTCTGGGCAAACTTCTAGTCTAGACCTGCAAGTCGGTCGTTATTTGGGCCCGGATGTTCATTTGTTTGGGGCGCCAATTTTAGTCAACAATTTGGAACGCGGACGCCTTTATGTTTTTAGCAGTGATCCGCAATATCTCTGGACTCCCAGCAGACAGAAATTAGTTCGGTTGGTGGCGGATCAAACCGCTGTGGCTATTTGCAAAGACGAACTTACTGTTAAGTTGGCGGAAAAAGACCGCTTAGACAGAGAGTTAGAAATCGGGGCGGAAATTCAATTGCGGCTGCAACCCCGCAGTTGTCCGAAAATTCCCGGTGTTGACGTGGCCGCCCGCTGCCAAACTGCTAGCAGAGTCGGCGGAGATTATTATGATTTTATTCCCGCTGACTATGACCCGATCGGCAAGGAGAATGAGGGGGAAAACCCCCCATCCCTAATTAAAAATCTCAAGTCCAAAATCGACAAGGGCCGCTGGAGCATTGTGATCGGCGACGTGATGGGCAAAGGAGTACCGGCTGGCCTGTTGATGACGATGACACGGGGTATGCTGCGGGCGGAGGTTTTGAACCGCCACTCGCCGTCGAGAATTTTGCAACATTTAAACCGGGTTATGCACGCGGATTTGGAAAATTCCCATCGTTTTGTGACTCTGTTTTATTCGGAGTATGACCCGAAAACTCGCGTTTTGTCTTACAGCAATGCAGCTCACCACCCGCCTTTGCTGTGGCAAGCTGCAACTAATTCGATTGTTCAGCTCGATACTTTGGAGGGAATGTTAATTGGCCTGGATGCTGATTCGCATTACCAAGAAGCTCAAGTGCAATTGCAGCCAGGAGATACTATTATTTATTACACAGACGGATTTACTGATGCTGCTAATCAAAGGGGCGATCGCTTTGACGAGGATAACTTGACCTCGGCTTTTCAGTGGGCCTGTCAAAATTACGAGCAGTCTGAAGAGATTTTGGATTATTTGTTCGATCGCGTACACCAGTTTATCGGCATCGGCAATCGTAACGAAGATGACATGACACTGGTTGTACTTAGGGTAAGACCTTTAGCAGGAGAAAATCACCATGATAGTTAA
- the argH gene encoding argininosuccinate lyase has translation MTTQQKTWSQRFESALHPAIARFNASIGFDIELIEYDLTGSVAHAKMLAKTGIISAAEGEQLVNGLEQIRREYRQGLFVPGVDAEDVHFAVEKRLTDIVGDAGKKLHTARSRNDQAGTDTRLYLRDRIAEIREQLREFQGVLLDIADRNVETLIPGYTHLQRAQPISLAHYLLAYFEMTDRDWERLGDICKRVNVSPLGCGALAGTTFPIDRHYTAELLQFDKVYANSLDGVSDRDFAIEFLAAASLIMVHLSRLSEEMILWSSHEFGFITLKDSCATGSSIMPQKKNPDVPELVRGKAGRVFGNLQALLVVVKGLPLAYNKDLQEDKEALFDTVRTVQGCLEAMTILLREGIAFNGDRLAAAVTEDFSNATDVADYLAAKGVPFREAYNLVGKVVKTCLSGGKLLKDLTLEEWKDLHPAFETDIYSAIAPQQVVAARNSYGGTGFEQVRKSLIAARDRIA, from the coding sequence ATGACAACACAACAAAAAACTTGGAGTCAAAGATTTGAATCGGCGCTGCACCCAGCGATCGCCCGATTCAATGCTAGTATTGGCTTCGATATTGAATTGATTGAGTACGACTTGACGGGTTCTGTCGCTCACGCGAAAATGCTGGCAAAAACAGGGATTATTTCCGCAGCAGAAGGCGAACAGTTAGTCAATGGTTTGGAACAGATCCGCCGCGAATACCGCCAAGGACTTTTTGTTCCGGGAGTTGATGCAGAAGACGTTCACTTCGCTGTAGAGAAGCGGCTGACGGATATCGTGGGAGATGCCGGGAAAAAGTTGCACACGGCCCGATCGCGCAACGATCAAGCCGGCACTGATACTCGCTTGTATTTGCGCGATCGCATCGCAGAAATTCGCGAGCAATTGCGGGAATTTCAAGGAGTTTTGCTCGATATTGCCGATCGTAACGTGGAAACTTTAATCCCCGGTTACACGCACTTGCAGCGCGCTCAGCCGATCAGTTTGGCTCATTACCTGTTAGCTTATTTTGAAATGACAGATCGCGATTGGGAACGTCTCGGCGATATCTGCAAGCGGGTGAATGTTTCGCCTTTGGGTTGTGGCGCGCTGGCGGGGACAACTTTCCCAATTGACCGACATTATACGGCAGAACTATTGCAGTTTGACAAGGTTTATGCTAATAGCTTAGATGGAGTGAGCGATCGAGATTTTGCGATCGAATTTCTCGCCGCAGCTAGCTTGATTATGGTACACCTGAGCCGCTTGTCAGAAGAAATGATTTTGTGGTCTTCTCACGAATTTGGATTTATTACGCTCAAAGATAGCTGCGCTACGGGCTCTAGCATCATGCCACAGAAAAAAAATCCCGACGTGCCGGAGTTGGTGCGGGGCAAAGCGGGGCGGGTGTTCGGTAACTTACAAGCCTTGTTGGTAGTAGTGAAGGGACTTCCTTTGGCCTACAACAAAGATTTACAAGAAGATAAAGAGGCTTTGTTTGATACCGTAAGAACGGTACAGGGTTGCTTGGAAGCAATGACGATTTTGCTGCGGGAAGGAATCGCGTTTAACGGCGATCGCCTTGCTGCTGCTGTTACGGAAGACTTTTCTAACGCTACAGACGTAGCCGACTACTTGGCCGCCAAAGGCGTTCCCTTCCGGGAAGCTTACAACCTTGTCGGCAAAGTCGTCAAAACTTGCCTTTCGGGGGGCAAACTCCTCAAAGATTTGACACTTGAGGAGTGGAAAGACTTGCACCCAGCCTTTGAGACAGACATTTACAGCGCGATCGCACCTCAGCAAGTGGTGGCGGCTCGCAATAGTTACGGGGGTACCGGGTTTGAACAAGTGAGAAAATCACTTATCGCTGCGCGCGATCGGATCGCCTAA
- a CDS encoding thioredoxin-dependent thiol peroxidase — MTIYSGDVAPVFSLPDAQGNVVSLADFRGRRVVLYFYPRDNTPGCTKEACGFRDIHSDYESRNIAVLGVSTDGAESHAKFAAKYQLPFPLLCDSNAEVATAYGCYGLKKFMGKEFMGITRSTFAIDPDGRIEKVYRKVKPETHAAEILADLPDLWRE; from the coding sequence ATGACGATTTATTCCGGTGACGTAGCTCCTGTCTTCAGCCTGCCCGACGCGCAAGGCAATGTCGTCAGCCTTGCAGATTTTCGAGGGCGGCGAGTTGTACTTTACTTTTATCCTCGGGACAATACCCCAGGCTGTACCAAAGAAGCTTGCGGCTTTCGCGATATTCACTCAGACTACGAGTCGCGCAATATTGCAGTCCTCGGCGTCAGCACAGACGGGGCCGAGTCTCACGCCAAGTTTGCAGCTAAATATCAACTGCCCTTTCCCTTGCTGTGCGACTCTAACGCCGAAGTTGCTACCGCCTACGGCTGTTACGGACTCAAAAAATTTATGGGAAAAGAATTTATGGGAATTACTCGATCGACTTTCGCGATCGACCCAGATGGTAGGATTGAAAAGGTTTATCGGAAAGTCAAACCAGAAACTCACGCGGCGGAAATCCTAGCAGACTTGCCAGACCTCTGGCGTGAATGA
- a CDS encoding NUDIX hydrolase, whose translation MRRLWQIVQTVLGLIFRHPVTGTAVIPVLPDGRIVLIRRRDNGRWALPGGMVDWGEDIPTTVRRELAEETGLDLVKIRRLVGVYSAADRDPRLHSICIVVAAEVQGNMQVQDTLEVSEVEAFLPESLPEGALSHDNDQHLQDYFQGLTTLA comes from the coding sequence ATGCGTCGATTGTGGCAAATTGTACAAACTGTGCTGGGACTGATTTTTCGACATCCTGTGACTGGTACTGCGGTGATCCCCGTATTGCCTGACGGGCGAATTGTGTTAATTCGCCGCCGCGACAACGGTCGCTGGGCACTGCCGGGAGGTATGGTGGATTGGGGAGAGGATATTCCGACAACTGTGCGGCGGGAATTAGCAGAGGAAACAGGACTCGATTTAGTCAAAATCCGTCGCTTGGTGGGTGTTTATTCGGCTGCCGATAGAGACCCTCGCCTGCACTCGATTTGTATCGTGGTGGCTGCAGAGGTACAGGGCAATATGCAAGTTCAGGATACGCTTGAAGTCAGTGAGGTTGAGGCTTTTTTGCCCGAATCACTGCCCGAGGGCGCGCTCAGCCACGATAACGACCAACACTTACAGGACTATTTTCAAGGCCTGACAACTTTGGCGTAA
- a CDS encoding alpha/beta hydrolase: MYSPLRNSRVKLSVGQIFWHEVGQGPNLVFLHGSWQDSSQWLRTIEHLSPYYHCFAPDLLGFGDSERPNLHYSIDLEVECLAQYLDTLKLREVYLIAHSLGGWVATSYAIKYPDRVQGLVLLAPEGLKVGNRRGRWQTASWLIGKPPLGFWWLRSIYPIAKLLGTQNKIDGLLNFRQQLIHSPVAVQLLFRRRRAEITAELVDENLPLLKAPVLVLQGSEDTSAASSLCQSYAALAPNAELQLVSPGESNLPQEVPDVVAKYIREFAK; the protein is encoded by the coding sequence ATGTACTCACCGCTACGCAATTCTCGGGTCAAACTCTCTGTAGGGCAAATCTTCTGGCACGAAGTCGGTCAAGGCCCGAATTTAGTATTTTTACACGGTTCTTGGCAGGACAGCAGTCAGTGGCTGAGGACGATCGAACATTTGAGCCCCTACTACCACTGCTTCGCACCGGATTTGCTGGGGTTTGGCGACTCGGAACGCCCGAATCTTCATTATTCGATCGACCTGGAAGTAGAATGTCTCGCTCAATACCTCGATACTTTGAAACTGCGAGAGGTTTATTTAATCGCTCACTCTCTCGGTGGTTGGGTGGCCACCAGCTACGCTATCAAATATCCCGATCGAGTTCAGGGTTTGGTTTTGTTGGCCCCAGAAGGCCTCAAGGTTGGCAACCGGCGGGGGCGGTGGCAGACGGCTAGCTGGCTGATCGGCAAACCACCCCTCGGTTTTTGGTGGCTGCGATCGATCTATCCAATTGCTAAGTTGCTGGGTACTCAAAACAAGATTGACGGACTGCTAAATTTCAGACAGCAGTTGATTCACTCCCCAGTTGCGGTGCAGTTGCTCTTCCGGCGGCGGCGGGCTGAAATTACAGCGGAGTTAGTTGATGAGAATTTGCCTTTGCTGAAAGCGCCTGTTTTGGTGTTGCAAGGTTCTGAAGATACCTCGGCAGCTTCGTCTCTGTGTCAATCATATGCTGCTCTAGCTCCTAATGCCGAACTGCAATTGGTTAGTCCGGGGGAAAGCAATTTGCCGCAGGAAGTCCCGGATGTTGTTGCTAAGTATATTCGGGAATTTGCTAAGTGA
- a CDS encoding pantothenate kinase produces MENSIPDNFRSPARSDNLISGLIGKSQIKIALAIGNSRLHWGLFAGKTLEKTWDTQHLNADTVSRLSEQEKAEYLVQTVMRSIEEVSSQNLLCLPAAPAFSSPHTLSLVPLPLILASVVTQQTAIWQSYPDVRIITLNQLPIGGVYPTLGIDRALAVLGAGNQFGWPILLIDAGTALTFTGADVNRYLVGGAILPGLGLQLSSLSKKTAALPLISLPENLPHRWAKDTAGAIQSGVVYATVAGVRDFIEDWRCLFPDSKIAVTGGDRAMLLKYLTAAFPDTAAGVIDAPEAIFLGMSHEL; encoded by the coding sequence ATGGAAAACTCAATTCCCGACAATTTTCGTTCGCCAGCAAGGAGCGACAACCTTATATCTGGATTAATAGGTAAAAGCCAGATTAAAATAGCTTTGGCGATCGGCAATTCTCGGTTGCACTGGGGATTATTTGCGGGCAAAACTCTGGAGAAAACATGGGATACACAGCATCTCAATGCTGATACTGTTTCCCGGCTCTCCGAGCAGGAAAAGGCCGAATATTTGGTGCAAACAGTAATGAGGTCGATCGAGGAAGTATCTTCTCAAAATCTCCTTTGTCTTCCTGCTGCTCCCGCTTTTTCTAGTCCTCACACACTTTCTTTAGTGCCGCTGCCTCTAATTTTGGCCTCAGTAGTTACCCAGCAAACAGCAATTTGGCAGAGTTATCCTGATGTCCGAATTATTACTTTAAACCAGTTGCCGATCGGGGGAGTCTATCCTACCCTGGGAATTGACAGAGCTTTGGCTGTACTGGGCGCTGGCAACCAATTCGGTTGGCCGATTTTACTTATAGATGCTGGTACAGCTTTAACATTTACTGGGGCTGATGTCAATAGGTATTTAGTTGGGGGCGCAATCTTACCAGGTTTGGGTTTGCAGTTATCGTCCCTAAGTAAAAAAACCGCTGCATTACCTTTAATTAGTTTACCAGAAAATCTGCCGCACCGCTGGGCGAAAGACACTGCTGGGGCAATTCAAAGCGGAGTTGTGTATGCGACGGTGGCAGGAGTTAGGGATTTTATTGAAGATTGGCGGTGTTTGTTTCCTGATAGCAAAATTGCGGTCACGGGGGGCGATCGCGCTATGCTTTTAAAATACCTCACCGCAGCCTTTCCTGATACAGCCGCAGGCGTAATTGACGCGCCCGAGGCTATTTTTTTGGGAATGAGTCATGAGTTATGA
- a CDS encoding GAF domain-containing protein, producing MSLKIQEHENPWQRVTSRLPESENWRQEESLSLPEVDQQKALIVQMQQQVQLSNLLNQINNEIRSTLDIEEILTSACRLLGQALECNRVSILVKESNTEKTLVTRGEYNAGDYPIQLGMKVPMTDNPHLAAVVSQQESLAVTKFLDFPGLNPQTRKIAEALEIKSMLAVATRYQGEVNGIIGLHQCDRVREWTDWERQLLEGVGSQLAIAINQAKLYSKTRRQAERESLLRLIGNQIRSTLNLETILQTAVREVRQMLQCDRVIIYQFQDNWQGKVVVEDMVIPWPSILGDMGADKCFRGDYADLYQQGRVKAINDIFNAGLEPCHVDFLDRLQVKANLIVPIVTSRTEESSPETAGNYNPKFPGRLWGLLIAHECRDTRNWQRQEMELLSQIANQMAIAIQQAELYSQVQDAAVKSQAQTQQLQTALEELRSAQQQLIQSEKMSGLGQMVAGIAHEINNANNFIHANLFHAQEYFKALNEALEQTGNACPEAAEAIVRINEELELDYIREDFGKLINSMREGSGRIRSIVMTLRNFSRLDHAELKPVDLNEGLESSFLMLQNKLKTHIKIHKQYGSLPPVQCHASQINQVFYNLIDNALDALQSTSKPGELTIRSWQSEPNWVTISVRDTGSGIPAGIQDKIFDPFFTTKPVGKGTGLGLSVCYQVIVQGHGGKISCVSQVGEGTEFIVELPVTNQRV from the coding sequence ATGTCTTTAAAAATACAAGAACACGAAAACCCCTGGCAAAGAGTAACTTCGCGGTTGCCTGAATCTGAAAATTGGAGACAGGAAGAAAGTCTTTCGCTGCCGGAAGTAGACCAACAAAAAGCCCTAATCGTGCAGATGCAGCAGCAAGTTCAGTTATCAAACTTGCTGAACCAAATTAATAACGAAATTCGCAGTACACTTGACATAGAAGAAATTTTGACATCGGCCTGCCGATTACTGGGGCAAGCGTTAGAGTGCAATCGCGTAAGCATTTTAGTCAAAGAATCAAATACAGAAAAAACTTTAGTCACGCGCGGAGAGTACAACGCGGGGGACTATCCGATCCAACTGGGAATGAAAGTACCGATGACTGACAACCCGCATTTGGCTGCCGTCGTGTCTCAGCAAGAGTCGCTAGCAGTGACGAAGTTTCTCGATTTTCCGGGATTGAATCCACAAACCCGAAAAATTGCCGAAGCTTTGGAGATTAAGTCAATGCTGGCAGTAGCTACTCGCTATCAAGGTGAAGTGAATGGCATAATTGGCTTGCATCAATGCGATCGTGTACGGGAATGGACTGATTGGGAACGGCAGCTTTTAGAAGGGGTAGGATCGCAATTGGCGATCGCGATCAATCAAGCCAAACTCTATAGCAAAACCAGGCGCCAAGCCGAACGAGAATCGCTGCTGCGGCTGATAGGCAACCAAATTCGCAGTACCCTAAATCTGGAAACTATCCTACAAACAGCGGTGAGGGAAGTCCGCCAAATGTTGCAGTGCGATCGAGTAATCATCTATCAGTTTCAAGACAACTGGCAAGGAAAAGTTGTTGTTGAAGATATGGTCATCCCTTGGCCTTCAATTTTAGGAGATATGGGGGCGGATAAGTGTTTCCGGGGAGATTACGCGGATCTTTACCAGCAAGGGCGAGTCAAAGCCATTAATGATATTTTTAATGCTGGTTTAGAGCCTTGTCACGTTGATTTCTTAGACCGTTTGCAGGTAAAAGCTAATCTGATCGTGCCGATTGTTACATCGAGAACTGAAGAAAGTTCCCCCGAAACAGCCGGAAACTATAATCCTAAATTTCCCGGTAGGCTGTGGGGTTTGCTTATTGCTCACGAGTGCCGGGATACCCGCAATTGGCAGCGACAAGAAATGGAGTTGCTATCCCAGATAGCCAACCAAATGGCGATCGCCATTCAGCAAGCAGAACTTTACAGCCAAGTCCAAGATGCTGCGGTAAAATCTCAAGCTCAAACCCAGCAGTTGCAGACTGCGTTAGAAGAATTGCGATCGGCGCAGCAGCAATTGATTCAAAGCGAAAAAATGTCAGGTTTGGGGCAAATGGTAGCCGGAATTGCTCATGAAATTAACAACGCCAACAATTTTATCCACGCTAACTTGTTTCACGCTCAAGAATATTTTAAAGCCTTGAACGAAGCTCTAGAACAGACCGGAAATGCCTGCCCGGAAGCAGCAGAGGCAATTGTCAGAATCAATGAAGAACTAGAACTCGATTACATTCGAGAAGACTTTGGTAAACTGATCAATTCAATGCGAGAAGGCAGCGGCAGGATTCGCTCGATCGTGATGACGCTGCGAAATTTTTCTCGTTTAGACCACGCTGAATTAAAACCAGTAGATTTGAATGAAGGTTTAGAAAGCAGTTTCTTGATGCTGCAAAATAAGCTAAAAACCCATATCAAAATACACAAGCAATACGGCAGTTTGCCGCCCGTCCAATGTCATGCCAGTCAAATCAACCAAGTATTTTATAATTTGATTGACAATGCTTTAGATGCCCTCCAATCAACGAGCAAACCGGGGGAATTAACCATTCGCAGTTGGCAAAGCGAGCCGAACTGGGTAACAATCTCTGTCCGCGACACGGGAAGTGGCATTCCTGCAGGAATTCAAGACAAGATTTTTGACCCCTTTTTTACTACTAAACCTGTGGGTAAAGGTACGGGTTTAGGACTTTCAGTGTGCTATCAGGTAATTGTTCAAGGTCACGGTGGCAAAATCAGTTGCGTCAGTCAGGTTGGCGAGGGAACGGAGTTTATTGTAGAGTTGCCCGTAACAAATCAGAGGGTTTGA